Below is a window of Clostridiales bacterium DNA.
CTATTATAGCTCTTGACACCGTTACCCAGATTGACTTTCCAAAATCCGAGAGATTTTTTAGCACTATATAGTTATTCAAATGCAAGCCTCGCGGTATAAAGGTAATCAAGCCCCTTTGGACCAATTCGTTATCCGATATGGTGTTTATAAATATGTAATAAAAAGGAAACACGCAAAGAAAGGTAAACAATGCAAAGAAAGTAATATTAAATACATTAAAAATCTTATCTTTTGCGGTTTCTCTATATATGCCTTTTTTCTTTTTCTTTTTGGCTAAAACTTTGCTATCTATCATAAACCATTCTCCTAGATAATACTTTCGCCGTCTCGGAACACCTTAGAAAGCGAGTTAGCAATAAACAACAAGATTACGCTGATAATGGATTTTGACATACTGACGACAGTAGATATAGGAACGTTTCCATATCCGGCGTCCCTGCCAAAAACTAGATTATATACATACAAGTCAAGCACCTGAATTTTGTCTTGGTTTAGGGGGTTAGAAAACACCAAATACTGCTCCATTCCATTGCTCAAAATTCCGGCGATGGAAAGCAATAACAAAACGCTATAAGTGGGCAACAAACCAGGCACGGTTATATACCACATTCTTTGAAATCTGCCCGCGCCGTCAATCATAGCCGACTCATACAACTGCTGGTCAATGCTAGAAATACCCGCTATATAAATAATGGCGCTCCAGCCTATGCCTTTCCAAATGCCCCACAGCAACATCTTTAACCAAGTGCCTTTGGAACTCATAAGATAGTTAGTGTCAGAATGTCCTCCAAATATTCTTATAAG
It encodes the following:
- a CDS encoding sugar ABC transporter permease yields the protein MKIQEKYSLFLYFLPIIFFTFVFSYLPLWGWRYSFYYYRPGEDLTEFVGFKWFKFFVQNSAYQKELLLVLRNTLIMSGLGIATSWLPILFAIFLNEIKQVRFKKVVQTFTTIPNFISWVLVYAVAFAMFNKDGFINELIRIFGGHSDTNYLMSSKGTWLKMLLWGIWKGIGWSAIIYIAGISSIDQQLYESAMIDGAGRFQRMWYITVPGLLPTYSVLLLLSIAGILSNGMEQYLVFSNPLNQDKIQVLDLYVYNLVFGRDAGYGNVPISTVVSMSKSIISVILLFIANSLSKVFRDGESII